A genomic window from Lycium barbarum isolate Lr01 chromosome 4, ASM1917538v2, whole genome shotgun sequence includes:
- the LOC132637598 gene encoding photosystem I P700 chlorophyll a apoprotein A2-like, whose product MLAFGTPEKQILIEPIFAQWIQSAHGKTSYGFDVLLSSMSGPAFNAGRSILLPGWLNAVNENSNSLFLTIGPGDFLVHHAIALGLHTTTLILVKGALDARGSKLMPDKKDFGYSFPCDGPGRGGTCDISAWDAFYLAVFWMLNTIGWVTFYWHWKHITLWQGNVSQFNESSTYLMGWLRDYLWLNSSQLINGYNPFGMNGLSIWAWMFLFGHLVWATGFMFLISWRGYWQELIETLAWAHERTPLANLIRWRDKPVALSIVQARLVGLAHFSVGYIFTYAAFLIASTSGKFG is encoded by the coding sequence ATGCTTGCCTTTGGCACTCCGGAGAAGCAAATCTTGATTGAACCTATATTTGCTCAATGGATACAATCCGCTCATGGTAAAACTTCATATGGGTTCGATGTACTTTTATCTTCAATGAGTGGCCCAGCATTCAATGCGGGTCGAAGCATCTTGTTGCCGGGTTGGTTAAATGCTGTTAATGAAAATAGTAATTCATTATTCTTAACAATAGGTCCTGGAGACTTTTTGGTTCATCATGCTATTGCTCTTGGTTTACATACAACTACATTGATCTTAGTAAAAGGTGCTTTAGATGCACGTGGTTCCAAGTTAATGCCAGATAAAAAGGATTTCGGTTATAGTTTTCCGTGCGATGGCCCAGGACGaggtggtacttgtgatatttcgGCATGGGACGCGTTTTATTTGGCAGTTTTTTGGATGTTAAATACTATTGGATGGGTTACTTTTTATTGgcattggaagcacatcacatTATGGCAGGGTAACGTTTCACAGTTTAATGAATCTTCCACTTATTTGATGGGCTGGTTAAGGGATTATTTATGGTTGAACTCTTCACAACTTATCAATGGATATAACCCTTTTGGTATGAATGGTTTATCGATTTGGGCATGGATGTTCTTATTTGGACATCTTGTTTGGGCTACTGGATTTATGTTCTTAATTTCTTGGCGTGGATATTGGCAGGAATTGATTGAAACTTTAGCATGGGCTCATGAACGCACACCTTTGGCCAATTTGATTCGCTGGAGAGATAAACCAGTGGCCCTTTCCATTGTACAAGCAAGATTGGTTGGATTAGCTCACTTTTCTGTAGGTTATATATTCACTTATGCGGCTTTCTTGATTGCCTCTACGTCGGGCAAATTTGGTTAA